The following are encoded in a window of Lactobacillus panisapium genomic DNA:
- the atpH gene encoding ATP synthase F1 subunit delta, giving the protein MALTREEIAARYGTALFDYAQDMNALEEVHADLQELRQAVSANPKILSVFSDPIFNSTEKKKSLSIIEEGFTKEVQTFLNLLLDYNHFLQLVDIIDCFNELYNDNKKIMVGTAVTAVELDDAQLKALGQSYAKKYDLTSVNLKNEVDKSIIGGVILKVGDCVIDGSVKNKLKKIRAQLISKN; this is encoded by the coding sequence ATGGCCTTGACTAGAGAAGAAATTGCTGCACGTTATGGTACTGCACTATTTGATTATGCGCAGGATATGAACGCTTTAGAGGAAGTTCATGCAGACTTACAGGAATTGCGTCAAGCAGTTTCTGCAAATCCAAAGATTTTAAGTGTTTTTAGTGATCCAATTTTTAATAGCACTGAAAAGAAAAAGTCATTATCAATAATTGAAGAGGGCTTTACTAAAGAAGTTCAGACTTTTTTGAATTTGCTGTTAGATTATAACCATTTTTTACAATTAGTTGACATTATTGATTGCTTTAATGAGCTATATAATGACAACAAGAAAATTATGGTTGGTACGGCAGTTACTGCTGTTGAGCTTGATGATGCACAATTAAAAGCTTTAGGACAAAGTTACGCAAAAAAGTACGATTTAACTAGTGTTAATCTAAAAAACGAGGTTGATAAGAGTATAATCGGAGGCGTAATTCTTAAAGTTGGCGATTGCGTTATTGATGGCTCAGTTAAAAACAAACTGAAAAAAATTCGTGCGCAGTTAATTAGTAAAAATTAA
- the upp gene encoding uracil phosphoribosyltransferase — protein sequence MGKFTVLDHPLIQHKLTIIRRKETSSNEFRQIVGEIGGLMTYEITRDLPLKDVEIETPIGKTTQKEIAGKKMTIVPILRAGIGMLNGVMEMIPSAKVGVIGMYRDEETLKPHEYFCKMPKDIAERECLVVDPMLATGGSANMAIGALKKRGVKTIKLAVLVAAPEGVKAIQEENPDVDIYAAAEDEKLLPNGYITPGLGDAGDRLFGTK from the coding sequence ATGGGCAAATTTACGGTTTTAGATCATCCGTTAATTCAACATAAGTTAACAATTATTCGCCGTAAGGAAACAAGTTCCAACGAATTTCGACAAATTGTTGGTGAAATTGGGGGACTAATGACTTATGAAATTACTCGCGATTTACCGTTAAAAGATGTTGAAATTGAAACACCTATTGGCAAAACCACGCAAAAAGAGATTGCTGGCAAAAAGATGACTATTGTCCCAATCTTACGTGCAGGAATCGGGATGCTCAATGGTGTGATGGAAATGATTCCGTCAGCCAAAGTTGGCGTAATTGGAATGTACCGTGACGAAGAAACATTAAAGCCACATGAGTACTTTTGCAAAATGCCAAAGGATATTGCTGAACGTGAATGCCTAGTTGTTGACCCAATGCTGGCAACTGGTGGTTCTGCTAACATGGCCATTGGTGCTTTGAAAAAGCGTGGCGTTAAAACAATTAAGCTAGCAGTTTTAGTTGCTGCTCCTGAAGGTGTTAAAGCAATTCAAGAAGAAAATCCTGACGTTGACATCTATGCGGCTGCTGAAGACGAAAAACTACTGCCAAACGGTTACATCACACCAGGTTTAGGTGATGCTGGTGATCGTTTATTTGGTACAAAATAA
- a CDS encoding L-threonylcarbamoyladenylate synthase, translated as METKIFDQEKINDAVELLAAGELVAFPTETVYGLGALATNETAVKNVYAAKGRPSDNPLIVTVSDEKMMAKYAREIPERAQKLIKHFWPGPLTILLFVKPGSLPSAVTGGLETVAFRCPDDKLTHELIAKLGEPIVGPSANTSTKPSPTTAQHVYHDLNGKIAGIIDGGPTKVGLESTIIDLSVKTPVVLRPGEITPEELSQVLGEKVLINSGKVAEKGVPKAPGMKYRHYAPSAPVIVVDHSEDFLQIDFNDTIGVMAVEDILAKIKLPEENKFNLGNSLQEADHNLFGGLRYFDDKPQIKQIFVQGFSGSESSLAYMNRLDKAAAGHHYMTK; from the coding sequence ATGGAAACAAAGATTTTTGATCAAGAAAAAATCAATGATGCAGTTGAACTTTTAGCTGCTGGGGAACTGGTAGCTTTTCCGACCGAAACGGTTTATGGCTTAGGCGCTTTGGCAACTAATGAAACAGCTGTGAAGAATGTTTATGCTGCCAAAGGTCGCCCTAGCGATAATCCATTAATTGTCACAGTTTCTGATGAAAAAATGATGGCTAAATATGCTAGGGAAATTCCAGAAAGAGCCCAGAAACTGATTAAACATTTTTGGCCGGGTCCATTGACTATTTTGCTTTTTGTCAAACCGGGCAGTTTACCGTCCGCTGTGACTGGCGGTTTGGAAACAGTTGCGTTTCGTTGTCCTGATGATAAATTGACCCATGAACTTATTGCTAAACTGGGAGAGCCAATTGTGGGTCCGTCGGCAAATACTTCGACCAAGCCGAGTCCAACGACTGCCCAACATGTTTACCATGATTTAAATGGCAAAATTGCTGGAATTATTGATGGCGGACCAACAAAGGTCGGTCTTGAGTCAACAATTATTGATTTATCTGTTAAAACACCAGTTGTTTTACGTCCTGGTGAAATAACTCCTGAAGAATTAAGCCAAGTTTTAGGTGAAAAAGTACTGATTAATTCAGGTAAGGTAGCTGAAAAGGGTGTACCCAAAGCTCCTGGAATGAAGTATCGGCATTATGCACCAAGTGCTCCCGTCATTGTGGTTGATCACTCTGAGGATTTTTTGCAAATTGATTTCAATGATACGATTGGGGTTATGGCAGTAGAAGATATACTCGCAAAGATTAAATTACCAGAAGAAAACAAGTTTAATTTAGGTAATTCCTTACAAGAAGCTGATCATAATTTGTTTGGTGGCTTGCGTTATTTTGATGATAAACCACAAATTAAACAAATTTTTGTCCAGGGATTTAGCGGAAGTGAGTCTTCGCTTGCTTACATGAATCGGTTAGACAAAGCCGCTGCGGGGCATCACTATATGACAAAATAA
- the atpE gene encoding F0F1 ATP synthase subunit C produces MSQAFKYISAAIVAGIAALAASWGNGKVITKTVESMARQPESAGNLRSTMFIGVGLIEAVPILAIVVAFLILFL; encoded by the coding sequence ATGTCACAAGCATTTAAATATATTTCTGCGGCGATTGTAGCTGGTATTGCTGCTTTAGCTGCTTCTTGGGGTAATGGTAAAGTTATCACAAAGACGGTCGAAAGCATGGCTCGTCAACCTGAAAGTGCCGGCAACTTGAGATCAACAATGTTTATCGGTGTTGGTTTGATCGAAGCCGTTCCTATTTTGGCGATTGTTGTTGCTTTCCTGATTCTCTTCCTTTAA
- the atpA gene encoding F0F1 ATP synthase subunit alpha — protein MSIKAEEISSLIKQQLEHYDDKLDINEVGVVTYIGDGIARAHGLNNVLANELLEFDNGSYGIAQNLESNDVGIIILGNFDDIREGDQVKRTGEIMRVPVGDELIGRVVNPLGQPVDGLGDIKTSKTRPIEASAPGVMQRQSVNQPLQTGIKAIDALVPIGRGQRELIIGDRKTGKTSLAVDTILNQKGQDVICIYVFIGQKESTVRTQVETLKRFGAMDYTIVVEAGPSEPAPMLYIAPYAGTAMGEEFMYNGKDVLVIFDDLSKQAVAYRELSLLLRRPPGREAYPGDVFYLHSRLLERSAKLSDDLGGGSMTAIPFIQTEAGDISAYIPTNVISITDGQIFLQSDLFFAGTRPAIDAGNSVSRVGGSAQIKAMKKVAGTLRTDLAAYHELESFAQFGSDLDQATQAKLNRGRRVVEVLKQPLHDPIPVEKQVILLYSLTHGYIDSVPVEDIARFEKELYDNFDSNHADLLDHIRETGELPDETELKSAISQFADSFSPSNK, from the coding sequence TTGAGCATTAAAGCAGAAGAGATTAGCTCTTTAATCAAGCAACAGCTTGAACACTATGATGACAAACTCGACATCAACGAAGTTGGGGTTGTAACTTACATAGGTGATGGTATCGCCCGGGCTCACGGATTGAATAATGTTCTTGCTAACGAACTATTGGAATTTGACAATGGTTCTTATGGTATTGCCCAAAACCTTGAATCTAATGATGTTGGTATCATTATTTTGGGTAACTTTGATGATATTCGTGAAGGTGACCAAGTCAAAAGAACCGGTGAAATTATGAGAGTGCCGGTTGGTGATGAGTTAATTGGTCGGGTCGTAAACCCATTGGGTCAGCCAGTTGATGGCTTAGGCGACATTAAGACCTCAAAGACTCGTCCAATCGAGGCTTCAGCACCGGGTGTTATGCAGCGACAATCAGTTAATCAACCACTGCAAACTGGTATTAAAGCGATTGATGCTTTAGTTCCTATCGGTCGTGGTCAGCGTGAGTTAATCATTGGTGACCGTAAAACCGGTAAAACTAGTCTGGCAGTTGATACAATTTTGAACCAAAAGGGACAAGACGTAATTTGTATTTATGTCTTCATTGGTCAAAAGGAGTCAACTGTTAGAACACAAGTAGAAACATTAAAACGTTTTGGCGCAATGGACTATACCATTGTTGTTGAAGCAGGACCAAGTGAACCAGCACCAATGCTATATATTGCACCATATGCTGGTACAGCTATGGGTGAAGAATTTATGTACAATGGCAAGGACGTTCTGGTGATCTTTGATGATCTATCCAAGCAAGCTGTTGCTTACCGTGAACTTTCTTTGCTACTTCGTCGTCCGCCTGGTCGTGAAGCTTATCCTGGTGATGTTTTCTATTTGCATTCACGTCTGTTGGAGCGTAGTGCAAAGTTGAGTGATGATCTTGGTGGCGGTTCGATGACTGCCATTCCATTTATCCAAACTGAAGCTGGCGATATTTCGGCTTATATTCCAACCAACGTAATTTCTATTACAGATGGTCAGATTTTCTTACAAAGTGATTTGTTCTTTGCGGGAACTCGGCCAGCTATTGATGCTGGTAACTCAGTTTCTCGTGTTGGTGGTAGTGCCCAGATAAAGGCTATGAAGAAGGTTGCTGGTACATTGCGTACAGATTTGGCAGCCTACCATGAATTGGAAAGTTTCGCTCAATTTGGCAGTGATTTGGATCAGGCAACCCAGGCTAAGTTAAACCGTGGACGCAGAGTTGTTGAAGTATTGAAGCAACCTTTGCACGACCCAATTCCAGTCGAAAAGCAAGTTATTTTATTGTATTCATTAACTCACGGCTATATTGATTCTGTTCCTGTTGAAGATATCGCACGGTTTGAAAAAGAACTTTACGATAATTTTGACAGTAATCATGCAGATCTCTTAGATCATATTCGTGAGACTGGAGAACTGCCAGATGAAACTGAGTTGAAATCTGCAATTTCACAATTTGCTGATAGTTTTTCACCAAGTAATAAATAG
- the atpF gene encoding F0F1 ATP synthase subunit B translates to MTFQTLFAASAGHIYLGNTIWYLIVFAILLVLVKHYAWGPVSDMMEKRRQKVINDLDSAADNRKKAEVLANEREAALKNSRQEATQILSDAKANAQKTSSQIVAEANDDAASIHEKAKADAVQAKADALNEARAQVADISVTIAEKVIAKNLSADDQKDLVDQFIKGLNE, encoded by the coding sequence ATGACATTTCAAACTTTATTTGCAGCCTCTGCAGGTCATATTTATCTCGGTAATACCATTTGGTATTTAATTGTTTTTGCGATTTTGCTTGTTTTAGTAAAACATTATGCTTGGGGACCAGTCTCCGACATGATGGAAAAAAGACGGCAAAAGGTGATTAATGATTTGGATTCGGCTGCTGACAACCGTAAAAAAGCTGAGGTTTTGGCTAATGAACGTGAAGCTGCCTTGAAGAATTCAAGACAAGAGGCAACGCAAATTCTCTCTGATGCAAAGGCAAATGCTCAGAAAACTAGCAGTCAAATTGTTGCTGAAGCAAATGATGATGCTGCTTCTATTCATGAGAAAGCTAAAGCCGATGCTGTTCAAGCTAAAGCTGACGCTTTAAATGAAGCCCGCGCACAGGTCGCAGATATTTCAGTAACAATTGCTGAAAAAGTAATTGCAAAGAACTTGTCTGCAGATGACCAAAAAGATTTAGTCGATCAATTTATTAAGGGGCTGAATGAATAA
- the prmC gene encoding peptide chain release factor N(5)-glutamine methyltransferase has translation MSKIVTLSDLRIWSSETAPDERPEDIAFLLAERLGLSPSEFQLKQDLQLTTEQIAQAKKDITKLAKGISPQYILGYSWFYGYKIMVQRGVLIPRFETEELVSWALAHLANEQTILDLGTGSGCITVALAKQAEEKGISNLNFYASDVTDAALRISEENFLLHDIDVTVRKANILIGLEKFDVIVSNPPYIKETEKDVMDQNVLQNEPKEALFGGKDGIVFYQKFVKQVRQHLNPGGRFFLEFGFSEKKQLEELFAKELPDFTIEFKNDLANKPRMVSGKWNK, from the coding sequence ATGTCTAAGATTGTCACTTTAAGTGATTTACGAATCTGGTCTTCTGAAACAGCGCCTGATGAGCGCCCAGAAGATATTGCTTTTCTATTGGCCGAGCGGCTAGGATTGAGCCCCAGTGAATTTCAATTAAAACAGGATTTGCAATTAACTACTGAGCAGATAGCCCAAGCAAAAAAAGATATTACTAAACTGGCCAAAGGTATATCACCGCAATATATCTTGGGTTACTCTTGGTTTTACGGCTATAAAATAATGGTTCAGCGGGGAGTGCTAATTCCGCGCTTTGAAACTGAAGAACTAGTAAGTTGGGCTTTGGCGCATTTAGCAAATGAGCAAACAATTCTTGATTTGGGCACTGGTTCAGGCTGTATTACGGTTGCTTTGGCTAAACAAGCGGAAGAAAAGGGGATTAGTAACCTGAATTTTTATGCTTCAGATGTTACTGATGCTGCCCTTAGAATTAGTGAGGAAAACTTTTTACTTCATGACATCGATGTAACCGTAAGAAAGGCTAATATTTTAATTGGATTAGAAAAATTTGATGTGATTGTTTCTAATCCTCCTTATATTAAGGAAACAGAAAAAGATGTCATGGATCAAAATGTCCTGCAAAATGAGCCAAAAGAAGCGCTGTTTGGTGGTAAAGACGGAATTGTTTTTTATCAAAAATTTGTCAAGCAAGTTCGGCAGCATTTAAATCCTGGTGGAAGATTCTTCTTAGAGTTTGGCTTTAGTGAAAAAAAGCAGCTTGAAGAATTGTTTGCTAAAGAATTGCCTGACTTTACGATTGAATTTAAAAATGATTTGGCTAATAAGCCCCGTATGGTAAGTGGAAAGTGGAATAAGTGA
- the atpB gene encoding F0F1 ATP synthase subunit A → MERPFVFKFLGLNFDLSGMIGSTLMAAVVLFVCIWLSQKVEMKPNKKQNVIEYLLDFTDGIVKDNVSDSDARKHLSLYAFVLFLFIFCMNQLGLFLEVKAGDSVFVKSPTADPVTTMSFAMMTLLLSFTFGMQKFGTSGYWRNYAEPVSFLFPINMIEEVTNFLTLSLRLYGNIYAGEVLLTLIGNSLAPSFGITTLVLAAPLAMIWQGFSVFIGSIQAYVFVTLSMVYIGKKVTKE, encoded by the coding sequence ATGGAGAGACCATTTGTTTTTAAGTTTTTGGGTTTAAACTTTGATCTTTCAGGGATGATTGGTTCAACTTTAATGGCAGCTGTAGTTCTATTTGTCTGCATCTGGCTTTCGCAAAAAGTTGAAATGAAGCCTAACAAAAAGCAAAATGTGATTGAGTACCTACTTGATTTTACTGATGGAATTGTTAAAGACAATGTCAGTGATTCTGATGCACGTAAGCACCTTTCTTTGTATGCTTTTGTTTTATTTCTATTTATCTTTTGCATGAACCAATTAGGTCTTTTCTTGGAAGTCAAGGCTGGCGATAGCGTTTTCGTTAAGTCCCCAACGGCTGATCCAGTAACGACAATGTCGTTTGCAATGATGACCTTGCTTCTATCATTTACATTTGGAATGCAAAAATTCGGTACTTCTGGTTATTGGCGTAATTACGCCGAACCTGTTAGTTTCCTATTCCCGATTAATATGATTGAGGAAGTAACTAACTTTTTAACTCTATCTTTGCGTCTATATGGTAATATTTATGCAGGTGAAGTTTTATTAACATTAATTGGTAATAGTTTAGCTCCTAGCTTTGGTATTACTACATTAGTCTTAGCAGCACCACTTGCTATGATATGGCAAGGTTTCTCTGTCTTCATTGGCTCTATCCAGGCATATGTTTTCGTAACTTTATCAATGGTATATATTGGTAAAAAGGTTACAAAAGAATAA